In Granulicella mallensis MP5ACTX8, the sequence TTGCAATAGGTTTCCCGAACTCCAATGGATTTTAAGAAAGACGATCACAATGTCATTTGTTCCGGTTGCCGCCGCCGTTCTGAATCAGTGGGTCCGCATTCTCGGTGCGCTCGAAAAGAAGATCAACCGGCAAAGCTTTGAAACATGGCTGAAGCCGACACGCTTCTCCCACATCACAGACCGCACGCTGTACGTGCGAATTCCCTCCGCCGAGTTTGAGCATGTCGGAGACCGCTATGCCGATCTCATCAGCGAAGCAGTCGACAATCTCGGGCTGGAGCTGGACCAGGTGATCTTTCAGGTTCCCCCTCCGGACCCTAACGCCGCGCGTCTGCGCGAAGATGGCGGATTCGCTCCGCAGCCCAGCCACAGCCTGAACGCTCCCCGCAGCCTGCGCAACGGCGCTCCCACCGGCAACGGTGTCGGGCCGGAGCAGTCACGCTTCGACTGGAACACTGCCGCACAGCTCAATCCGCGCTACCAGTTCGACAGCTTCGTGATCGGCAGCGGCAACCAGTTTGCCCATGCCGCTGCCCAGGCCGTCGCCGAGCGCCCCTCGAAGGCCTACAACCCGCTGTTCGTCTATGGCGGCGTGGGTATGGGCAAGACGCACCTGATGCAGGCCATCGGGCACCAGGTGAAGCTGCGCCAGCCGCATGCGGCAATCAGCTATGTCTCGGGTGAGAAGTTCACCAACGAGATGATCAACTCGGTCCGCTACGACAAGATGACCGGCTTCCGCGACAAATTCCGCACCGTGGATGTGCTGCTGATCGACGATATTCAGTTCCTCGCCGGCAAGGAGCGTACGCAGGAAGAGTTCTTCCATACGTTCAATGCGCTGCACGAGTCGATGAAGCAGATTGTGATCGCCTCGGACCGCCCTCCCAAAGAGCTGGCGGACTTTGAAGACCGTCTGCGCTCGCGCTTTGAGTGGGGCCTGGTGGTCGACATCCAGCCGCCCGACCTCGAGACCAAGGTTGCGATCCTGCAGAAGAAGGCGGAGCTCGAACAGACTGTTCTGCCGATGGATGTGGCTTTGTTCATCGCGGGTAACGTACGGACCAACGTGCGCGAGCTCGAAGGCGCCCTGGTACGTCTGATCGCGTGGTGCTCGCTGCATGGCGTGGAGATCACACTGCCGACGGCGCAGCAGTGCTTGAAGCAGTTCATCGACACGCAGGTACGCAAGATCACGATCGAAGCGATTCAGCGCGCTGTGGCTGAGAACTTCGGCATGCGCGTGGCGGAGCTGAAGCAGAAGAACAACTCGCGGCAGATCGTGGTGCCGCGGCAGATTGCGATGTACCTGGCCAAGCAGATGACGGAGGCCTCGCTGCCTGAGATCGGTCGTCAGTTCGGCGGCAAGCACCATACGACGGTGATGCACTCGATTGCGAAGATTGATGAGCAGCGCAGGAATGATAAGGATCTGAATCGTACGGTGAACAAGCTGATGGAGACGCTTGGGTAGTAGGAGATCGTCGAAGAGCAAAGGCCGCCCGGGTGGGCGGCCTTTGTGCGTTGTGGGGGCAGTTAGGTAGTGCGTGGCGTGGCGCGAAGCGCGTTCTGTGATGTTTCAGCATCACAGGGACGGAGGGAGCAGGGGCCTTCAGGCCCCTGAAATTAGAGGCCCAACGAGAATTGGCCTTTAGGCCCGGGCCTTCTTTCGGCTGCGAGCAAACGGCCCGGGGCTGAAGCCCAATTTTTGCCTGGCCCTTATTCCGTAGCCTAAAGGCTACGGCCCCTCCGTCTCTGCGACGCTGAAGCGTCACAGAACGCGCTTCGCGCCATTAAGTGACACTCCCCAAGTCTCAAATATTGCTCCATCTTTCTTTTCTTGATGCGTTCTGCTTTGCCTTAAAGCGATTGCCGTTATACCCAGCGCCACGCCTTGCCGCCCCCTCCAAGCCGCCTCCTCGAAAACCGTACCAGCTCTTCCACACTTCAACATTCGTATCCTAGCTTTCCACTTTTGCGCTGCCTGCGCGTTGGGGTGTGGGTAAAGTGGGTAGCGTTATCGCCTGTGTTGATGCGGTTCTGCGCGCGCTACGCACATTGCGTACGAGAGTCTTCCGGGGTGGCTCGACAGGGGTTGTGCAGAAAAGGGAAAACCATGGACCTAACCTCGGGGCTGTACCCGGTCGTCCGCATTGTTCGATTCCGGGTGGCTAGTTTTGGAAAGCTTGTGGACCCTGCAAGTGATGATCCTGAAACACTTCGCCCCGATATCCACTCTTCCACCCACAACGAGTACTACTACTAGTAATTCTTTCCCTTTCACCTAGTTTTGTAGAAGCGTTCTCGGCGAGCCTCCAGCAGGGTGGGTAGTTCGAACGAGAGCCACACCCTCGCCTCTTCCCCCTTGCGCCAGCATTCGTGGTCAAGGCACTAAACGAGAGTTCGGGCGGGCGTTTTTGGCCGATGTCCCGTCCCCCACAAAACGTCCCGGGATATTCACACCGAAAAGCGCTCGCACGAAGGGGCCCATTCGCCCT encodes:
- the dnaA gene encoding chromosomal replication initiator protein DnaA, which produces MSFVPVAAAVLNQWVRILGALEKKINRQSFETWLKPTRFSHITDRTLYVRIPSAEFEHVGDRYADLISEAVDNLGLELDQVIFQVPPPDPNAARLREDGGFAPQPSHSLNAPRSLRNGAPTGNGVGPEQSRFDWNTAAQLNPRYQFDSFVIGSGNQFAHAAAQAVAERPSKAYNPLFVYGGVGMGKTHLMQAIGHQVKLRQPHAAISYVSGEKFTNEMINSVRYDKMTGFRDKFRTVDVLLIDDIQFLAGKERTQEEFFHTFNALHESMKQIVIASDRPPKELADFEDRLRSRFEWGLVVDIQPPDLETKVAILQKKAELEQTVLPMDVALFIAGNVRTNVRELEGALVRLIAWCSLHGVEITLPTAQQCLKQFIDTQVRKITIEAIQRAVAENFGMRVAELKQKNNSRQIVVPRQIAMYLAKQMTEASLPEIGRQFGGKHHTTVMHSIAKIDEQRRNDKDLNRTVNKLMETLG